In the Anomalospiza imberbis isolate Cuckoo-Finch-1a 21T00152 chromosome 32, ASM3175350v1, whole genome shotgun sequence genome, one interval contains:
- the LOC137463920 gene encoding olfactory receptor 14J1-like, with translation TIMCYDRYVSICKPLHYGTLLGSRACAHMAAAAWASAFLNALLHTANTFSLPLCHGNALGQFFCEIPQILKLSCSKSYLRELGLLAVSGCLGLGCFVFIVFSYVQIFRAVLRIPSEQGRHKAFSTCLPHLAVVSLFLSTAAFAYLKPPSMSSPSLDLALSVLYSVVPPALNPLIYSLRNQELKAAVWTLMTGCFQKH, from the coding sequence accatcatgtgctacgaccgctacgtgtccatctgcaaacccctgcactatgggaccctcctgggcagcagagcttgtgcccacatggcagcagctgcctgggccagtgcctttctcaatgctctgctgcacacagccaatacattttccctgcccctgtgccatggcaatgccctgggccagttcttctgtgaaatcccacagatcctcaagctctcctgctccaaatcctacctcagggaacttgggcttcTTGCAGTTAGTGGCTGTTTAGgacttggctgttttgtgttcattgttttctcctatgtgcagatcttcagggccgtgctgaggatcccctctgagcagggacggcacaaagccttttccacctgcctccctcacctggccgtggtctctctgttcctcagcactgcagcatttgcctacctgaagcccccctccatgtcctccccatccctggatctggccctgtcagttctgtactcggtggtgcctccagccctgaaccccctcatctacagcctgaggaaccaggagctcaaggctgcagtgtggacactgatgactggatgctttcagaaacattaa